In the genome of Panthera uncia isolate 11264 chromosome B3 unlocalized genomic scaffold, Puncia_PCG_1.0 HiC_scaffold_1, whole genome shotgun sequence, one region contains:
- the LYSET gene encoding lysosomal enzyme trafficking factor isoform X1, giving the protein MVAFSEMPKPPDYSELSDSLTLAVGTGRFSGPLHRAWRMMNFRQRMGWIGVGLYLLASAAAFYYVFEINETYNRLALEHIQQHPEEPLEGTTWTHSLKARLLSLPFWFWTIIFLIPYLQMFLFLYSCTRADPKTVGYCIIPICLAVICNRHQAFVKASNQISRLQLIDT; this is encoded by the exons ATGGTGGCTTTCTCTGAAATGCCAAAACCACCCGATTATTCAGAACTGAGTGACTCTTTAACGCTTGCCGTGGGAACAGGAAGATTTTCGGGACCATT gcACAGAGCATGGAGAATGATGAACTTCCGTCAGAGGATGGGATGGATTGGAGTGGGATTGTATTTGTTAGCAAGTGCAGCAGCATTTTACTATGTTTTTGAAATCAATGAGACTTACAACAGGCTGGCCTTGGAACACATTCAGCAGCACCCGGAAGAGCCCCTTGAAGGAACCACATGGACCCACTCCTTGAAAGCTCGGTTACTCTCCCTGCCGTTTTGGTTTTGGACGATTATTTTTCTGATCCCTTACTTACAGatgtttttgttcctttattcttGTACAAGAGCTGACCCCAAAACGGTGGGCTATTGTATTATCCCCATATGCTTGGCAGTTATTTGCAATCGCCACCAGGCATTTGTCAAGGCTTCTAATCAGATCAGCAGACTACAACTGATTGACACGTAA
- the LYSET gene encoding lysosomal enzyme trafficking factor isoform X2 has translation MMNFRQRMGWIGVGLYLLASAAAFYYVFEINETYNRLALEHIQQHPEEPLEGTTWTHSLKARLLSLPFWFWTIIFLIPYLQMFLFLYSCTRADPKTVGYCIIPICLAVICNRHQAFVKASNQISRLQLIDT, from the coding sequence ATGATGAACTTCCGTCAGAGGATGGGATGGATTGGAGTGGGATTGTATTTGTTAGCAAGTGCAGCAGCATTTTACTATGTTTTTGAAATCAATGAGACTTACAACAGGCTGGCCTTGGAACACATTCAGCAGCACCCGGAAGAGCCCCTTGAAGGAACCACATGGACCCACTCCTTGAAAGCTCGGTTACTCTCCCTGCCGTTTTGGTTTTGGACGATTATTTTTCTGATCCCTTACTTACAGatgtttttgttcctttattcttGTACAAGAGCTGACCCCAAAACGGTGGGCTATTGTATTATCCCCATATGCTTGGCAGTTATTTGCAATCGCCACCAGGCATTTGTCAAGGCTTCTAATCAGATCAGCAGACTACAACTGATTGACACGTAA